GGGCGCCCACCGAGGCGACCTGGGGGGTGGAGAATCGCACCTGTGCGCTGCGCGTGATCCCCGGCAGCGACACCTCGCAGCGGGTCGAGTACCGCCTGGGCAGCGCCGACGCCAACCCCTACCTGGCGCTGGCGGCGGCGATCGGCGCGGGACTCTACGGCATCGAGCATCAGCTCGAGCCCGACGAGCAGGTCGTCGGCAACGCTTACACGCTGGAGCATCCCGTCCATCAGGCGTTGCCGCGCACGCTGTGGGACGCGGCGCAGCGGCTCAAGGCCTCGGCCCCGGCGCGCGAGCTGTTCGGCGACGCCTTCGTCGAGCACTTCGCGGCGACCCGCGAGTGGGAGGAGCGCGAGTTTCGCCGGCATATTACCGATTGGGAGCTCGATAGGTACTTCGAGATAATCTGAGCTACGGGCTACGGGCTACGGGCTACGGGCTACGGGCTACGGGCTACGGGCTACGGGCTACGGGCTACGGGCTACGGGCTACGGGCTACGGGCTACGGGCTACGGGCTACGGGCTACGGACGGGCTACGGGCTACGAAGGCCTGATTCGGCATCAGGTGGGAGCGAATTTATTCGCGATGGAATGGGCTTCGTCGGGAACAAGTTGCCTCCCACCGGACCATGGGCCAAGACAAGCGCTGGTTGAGCCTTTGGGGTTCGTGGCTCGAAGCCCGAAGCTCGTGAGCTGAGGAATATTCATGGCTGCACAAAAAACGATTTCCCCGGTGGATGGCTCGGTCTACGTCGAGCGCGAGCTGGCCGATCCGGCGCGGGTCGAGGCCACCCTGGACCGTGCGAGCGCCGCGCAGCGGGCCTGGCGCGAGGTGCCGCTGGCCGAGCGGGCGCGCTACTGCTCGGCGATGGTCGATGCCTTCGTGGCGATGCGCGATGCGCTGGCCGAGGAACTGACCTGGCAGATGGGCCGGCCGATCGCCGCGGCCGGCGGCGAGATCGGCGGCTTCGAGGAGCGCGCGCGGGGCATGATCGCGCTCGCCGAGCAGGCGCTGGCGCCGATCCGGCTGGCCGACAAGCCGGGGTTTACCCGCTATATCAGTCGCGAGCCGCTGGGCGTGGCCTTCGTGATCGCGCCCTGGAACTTTCCCTTCATGACCGCGGTGAACGCGATCGTGCCGGCGATCATGGCCGGCAACGCGGTGATCCTCAAGCATTCCGCCCAGACCCCGCTGTGCGCCGAGCGCATCCAGCAGGCCTTCGCTGCCGCCGGCCTGCCCGAGGGCGTGTTCCAGTATCTGCATCTGTCGCACGCCGCGGCCGAGGGGGTGATGCGCGATCCGCGCATCGCTTACGTCTCCTTCACCGGTTCGGTGGCCGGCGGCGAGCGGGTCGAGTCGGCGCTGGCCGGGCGCTTCATCGCCAGCGGGCTGGAACTGGGTGGCAAGGACCCGGCGTACATTCGCGCCGACGCCGACCTGGACGCCGCCGTCGAGGGTGTGATGGACGGCGCCTTCTTCAATGCGGGGCAGAGCTGCTGCGCCATCGAACGCATTTACGTCCATCAGTCCCTCTTCGAGGCCTTCGTCGAGCGGGCGGTGGCCTGGTTGCGTCAACTCAAGCTCGGCAACCCCGGCGATCCGGCGACGAGCCTGGGCCCGCTGGTGCGCCCCGAGGCGGCGGATTTCGTGCGCGGCCAGATCGAGGAGGCCGTCGCCGCCGGCGCCAAGGCCTGGATCGACCCCGGCGACTACCCGCTGTCGGCACCCGGCAGCGCCTATCTGGCACCGCAGTTGCTGACCGGCGTCGATCATTCGATGCGGGTGATGAGCGAGGAAAGCTTCGGGCCGGTGGTCGGCGTTATGCCGGTGACCGATGACGACGAGGCCGTGGCATTGATGAACGACAGCCCGTTCGGGCTGACCGCGGCGGTATTCACCCGTGACATCGCCGCGGGCGAAGCGCTGGCCCGGCGGCTGGAGGCCGGCACGGTATTCACCAACCGCTGCGACTATCTCGATCCCGAACTGGCCTGGACCGGCGTCAAGCAGTCCGGGCGTGGCTGTTCGCTGTCGCGGATCGGTTACGAGAGTGTAACCCGGCCGAAGTCGTTCCACTTGAAGCACGCTTGAAGCCATAAGCCGTAAGCCGTAAGCCGTAAGCCGAATGGAGGTTCTACTTAAAGCTTACAGCTTCGAGCTTACGGCTCTAACGAAACGAGGTCTCCATGAACCAACATGCTAGCCAGTTCACTACCACCTGGAGTTACCCCACCGAAATCCGCACCGGCAGCGGTCGGATACGCGAGTTGCCCGAGGCGTGCCGTGCCCTGGGCATGCGCGCGCCGTTGCTGGTCACCGACCCCGGCCTGGCCCGGTTGCCGATGGTCGAGGCGGCGCTGGTGGGTTGCCGCGACGCGGGGCTCGACTGTGGGCTGTTCAGCGCCGTCAAGGGCAACCCCACCGGCACCAACGTGGCCGACGGCGTGGCGGCCTTTCGCGACGGCGGCCACGACGGGGTGATCGCCTTCGGCGGCGGCTCGGGACTCGACGCCGCCAAGGCGGTGGCGCTGATGGCCAAGCAGCCGGATGGCCTGTCGATCTGGTCGCTGGAGGATGTCGGCGACAACTGGAAGCACGCCGACGGCGAGGCGGTCGTGCCGATCGTCGCCGTGCCCACCACCGCCGGCACCGGCTCCGAGGTTGGTCGGGCCTCGGTGATCACCGACGAGCAGGCGCGGGTCAAGCGGATCATCTTTCATCCCCGCATGCTGCCGGCGACGGTGATTCTCGATCCCGAACTCTGTGTCGGCCTGCCACCGGCGATCACCGCGGCGACCGGCATGGATGCGCTGTCGCATTGCCTGGAAGCGTGGTGCGCGCCCAACTACCATCCGCTGGCCGAGGGCATCGCCGTGGAGGGCATGCGGCGTATCCGCGATTTCCTGCCCGCCGCCTATCGCGACGGCCAGGATATCGAGGCGCGCCAGCAGATGCTGGTCGCCTCGATGATGGGCGCGACCGCCTTTCAGCGCGGGCTGGGCGCGATACACGCGCTGGCCCATCCGCTGGGCGCGCTGTACGACGCTCACCACGGCACCCTCAACGCGATTCTCATGCCTTACGTGCTGCGCGCCAACGAGTGCGCGATCGGCGAGCCGATGGTGCGCCTGGGGCGTTATCTCGACCTGCGTCAGCCGGGCACCGCGGCGATCATCGACTGGGTGCTCGAGCTGCGCGAGCGGCTCGGCATCCCGCATACCCTGGCCGAGCTGCATATCGATCTGGCCCAGGCCGAGACGGTGGGGCGCATGGCCGTGGCCGACCCGTCCGCCGGCTCCAATCCCATCGCCTTCGACGCCGCGCAGTACCAGACGCTGCTGTGCAACGCCGTCGAGGGTCGTCTGTAAACTCCCGGGTTGGGTAGAATGCGGCGCGTTCAATTTTTCAAGGAGACAATGCCATGCGAATCGGCCTGCTGCAGTGCGACGACGTCGATGAGAAGCTGCAGCCCCGCCACGGCAACTACCCGGAGATGTTCGAGCGGCTGTTCACCCGCGTCGACCCGACCCTCGAGTTCCAGGTGTGGCGCTGCCTGGATGGCGAGATTCCCGGTGACGTCGATGCCGTGGATGCCTGGCTGACCACCGGTTCCAAGTACGGGGCCAACGATGGCGACGAGTGGATCGAGGCGCTGGGCGGCTTCGTGCGCGAACTGTGGGCGGCCGGCAAGCCGCTGGTGGGGATCTGCTTCGGTCACCAAGTGATCGCCAAGGCGCTGGGCGGCGAGGTGGTCAAGAGCGAGCGCGGCTGGGGCGTGGGCATGTCGTTCAATCGGCTCACCGAGCGCGCCGCGTGGATGGACCCGTGGCAGGAGGGGCTCGATCTGGTGGTCAGCCACCAGGATCAGGTATCGCGGCTGCCCGCGGGCGCCGTGGTGCTCGCCGCCAGCGACTTCTGCCCGGTCTACGTGATGCAGGTCGGCGAGATCTTCCTCGGCGTGCAGGGTCACCCGGAGTTTTCCAAGGCCTACTCCGCAGATTTGATGGAGCTCCGCCGCGGCAAGATCCCCGGCAACCGGGTCCGCGAGGGTCAGGCCTCGCTCAACGCGCCGGTCGACGACCAGCTGATGGTGCGCTGGATTCTCAACTTCATGCGTCAGGCACTCAATCGTCGGGCGGGTCAGCGATAACGTCTGTTCCAGCTATCGTGACCCCAAAACTCGATGGTCGGGGGTTTGCCTCAGGCTTTACACTGCACGTCTTGGAAATTATCCACCGGCAAGTCACGGCTTGCGCCCGCGGGTGCGGCAGGCGGAGGAAGGCATCATGAAAATTGGTGAACTGGCACAGCGAGCGAGCTGTCAGGTCGAGACCATACGCTATTACGAGCGCGAAGGCCTGTTGCCGGAGCCAGCGCGTAGCGCCGGCAATTACCGGCTCTACGGAATGATGCACGTCGAGCGCCTGATGTTCATCCGCCACTGCCGCGCGCTGGACATGACGCTGGGTGAGATTCGCCGGTTGTTGCTGCACCGCGACCATCCCGAGCGCGATTGCGCCGAGGTCAACGATCTG
The genomic region above belongs to Halomonas zincidurans B6 and contains:
- a CDS encoding aldehyde dehydrogenase family protein, which translates into the protein MAAQKTISPVDGSVYVERELADPARVEATLDRASAAQRAWREVPLAERARYCSAMVDAFVAMRDALAEELTWQMGRPIAAAGGEIGGFEERARGMIALAEQALAPIRLADKPGFTRYISREPLGVAFVIAPWNFPFMTAVNAIVPAIMAGNAVILKHSAQTPLCAERIQQAFAAAGLPEGVFQYLHLSHAAAEGVMRDPRIAYVSFTGSVAGGERVESALAGRFIASGLELGGKDPAYIRADADLDAAVEGVMDGAFFNAGQSCCAIERIYVHQSLFEAFVERAVAWLRQLKLGNPGDPATSLGPLVRPEAADFVRGQIEEAVAAGAKAWIDPGDYPLSAPGSAYLAPQLLTGVDHSMRVMSEESFGPVVGVMPVTDDDEAVALMNDSPFGLTAAVFTRDIAAGEALARRLEAGTVFTNRCDYLDPELAWTGVKQSGRGCSLSRIGYESVTRPKSFHLKHA
- the cadR gene encoding Cd(II)/Pb(II)-responsive transcriptional regulator, which encodes MKIGELAQRASCQVETIRYYEREGLLPEPARSAGNYRLYGMMHVERLMFIRHCRALDMTLGEIRRLLLHRDHPERDCAEVNDLVDEHIGHVETRLAQLDSLRTALIELRARCRGDADIGACGILRELAQPADEDEESGESPAVRHIGGAH
- a CDS encoding iron-containing alcohol dehydrogenase, with amino-acid sequence MNQHASQFTTTWSYPTEIRTGSGRIRELPEACRALGMRAPLLVTDPGLARLPMVEAALVGCRDAGLDCGLFSAVKGNPTGTNVADGVAAFRDGGHDGVIAFGGGSGLDAAKAVALMAKQPDGLSIWSLEDVGDNWKHADGEAVVPIVAVPTTAGTGSEVGRASVITDEQARVKRIIFHPRMLPATVILDPELCVGLPPAITAATGMDALSHCLEAWCAPNYHPLAEGIAVEGMRRIRDFLPAAYRDGQDIEARQQMLVASMMGATAFQRGLGAIHALAHPLGALYDAHHGTLNAILMPYVLRANECAIGEPMVRLGRYLDLRQPGTAAIIDWVLELRERLGIPHTLAELHIDLAQAETVGRMAVADPSAGSNPIAFDAAQYQTLLCNAVEGRL
- a CDS encoding glutamine amidotransferase-related protein, which codes for MRIGLLQCDDVDEKLQPRHGNYPEMFERLFTRVDPTLEFQVWRCLDGEIPGDVDAVDAWLTTGSKYGANDGDEWIEALGGFVRELWAAGKPLVGICFGHQVIAKALGGEVVKSERGWGVGMSFNRLTERAAWMDPWQEGLDLVVSHQDQVSRLPAGAVVLAASDFCPVYVMQVGEIFLGVQGHPEFSKAYSADLMELRRGKIPGNRVREGQASLNAPVDDQLMVRWILNFMRQALNRRAGQR